The Brassica oleracea var. oleracea cultivar TO1000 chromosome C6, BOL, whole genome shotgun sequence genome includes a region encoding these proteins:
- the LOC106299841 gene encoding casein kinase I isoform delta-like: MEPRVGNKFRLGRKIGSGSFGEIYLGTNIQTNEEVAIKLENVKTKHPQLLYESKLYKVLQGGTGVPNVKWYGTEGDYNVLVIDLLGPSLEDLFNFCSRKLSLKTVLMLADQMINRIEFVHQKSFLHRDIKPDNFLMGLGRRANQVYVIDFGLAKKYRDSNNQHIPYRENKNLTGTARYASMNTHLGIEQSRRDDLESLGFVLMYFLKGSLPWQGLKAGNKKQKYERISEKKVSTSIESLCRGYPSEFASYFHYCRSLRFDDKPDYAYLKRLFRDLFIREGFQFDYVFDWTILKYQQSQISAPPPRPHGAGVGPSSGLPPAIASAERPSGGEEVRPSGWLLGNPRRSSGHIFNSGSSAKQKAPVSSDPAISKDVVLSSSSFLRATGSSRRATVSSSREPAVPGTDSEPSKPQNIEAGSSSNPKIHGGRSSPIVSSDNNKLSSPSRGNTSVMKNYESNLKGIESLHF; this comes from the exons ATGGAGCCGAGAGTGGGAAACAAGTTTCGGCTCGGGAGGAAGATCGGCAGTGGATCGTTTGGAGAGATCTATCTTG GTACGAATATACAGACGAATGAAGAAGTTGCCATTAAACTT GAAAATGTGAAAACTAAGCATCCTCAGTTGCTTTATGAATCAAAATTGTATAAAGTATTACAGGGAGGAA CCGGTGTTCCAAACGTTAAATGGTATGGTACTGAAGGGGACTATAACGTCCTTGTGATAGACTTGCTGGGGCCTAGCCTTGAAGATCTATTCAACTTCTGTAGTAGGAAACTCTCACTTAAGACTGTACTGATGCTTGCAGATCAAATG ATCAATCGCATTGAATTTGTTCATCAGAAGTCATTTCTACACCGGGACATCAAGCCTGACAACTTTCTGATGGGTCTCGGAAGGCGCGCAAATCAG GTATATGTCATCGACTTTGGTCTGGCAAAGAAGTATCGAGACTCAAATAATCAGCATATTCCGTACAG GGAAAACAAAAACTTGACTGGAACGGCTAGATACGCCAGCATGAACACTCACCTTGGCATAG AACAAAGTCGTAGAGATGATTTGGAGTCACTTGGATTTGTTCTCATGTACTTCTTAAAAGGAAG TCTTCCTTGGCAAGGACTGAAAGCTGGCAATAAGAAGCAAAAGTATGAGAGAATCAGTGAAAAGAAAGTATCGACATCTATTGAG TCTTTGTGTCGAGGATATCCATCTGAATTCGCTTCTTACTTCCATTACTGCCGCTCCCTGAGATTTGACGACAAGCCAGACTATGCCTACCTGAAGCGACTTTTCCGTGACCTGTTTATTCGCGAAG GCTTCCAGTTTGATTATGTATTTGATTGGACAATCTTGAAGTATCAGCAATCACAGATTTCTGCTCCGCCTCCCCGTCCCCAC GGCGCTGGAGTTGGTCCTAGCTCTGGCTTACCCCCTGCTATCGCTAGTGCTGAGAGACCATCAG GTGGCGAGGAAGTTAGACCTTCTGGTTGGTTATTAGGGAACCCTAGACGAAGTTCTGGACATATTTTTAACTCAGGAAGCTCTGCTAAACAAAAGGCTCCAGTTTCAAGTGATCCTGCAATATCTAAAGATGTAGTG TTATCAAGCTCTAGCTTTCTCCGTGCAACTGGATCATCAAGACGTGCTACTGTCTCCAGTAGTCGCGAGCCTGCAGTTCCTGGAACTGACTCTGAGCCATCGAAACCTCAAAACATTGAAGCTGGATCAAGCTCCAACCCAAAGATCCATGGTGGTCGAAGCTCACCTATCGTCTCATCTGATAACAACAAGCTATCATCTCCCTCAAGGGGGAATACTTCAGTGATGAAGAACTATGAGTCCAACCTTAAAGGGATCGAGAGTCTGCATTTTTAG
- the LOC106299844 gene encoding uncharacterized protein LOC106299844 — MFRSKSCREEITGRRSSITNKYHCLTSNGEAAPSPTNQLPPVMMRSYSASTYSPYKNPTTVRDRDSPNSKSKRRASKAKKGYKGLCEAEIQRKKRVAGYNVYGVEGKVKGSMKKSFKWFKETCSNAVYGLW, encoded by the coding sequence ATGTTCAGATCCAAGTCATGCAGAGAAGAGATCACAGGAAGAAGAAGCAGCATCACCAACAAGTACCATTGCTTAACTAGTAATGGAGAAGCAGCACCAAGCCCAACAAACCAGCTGCCACCAGTGATGATGAGATCTTACAGCGCATCAACTTATAGTCCATACAAGAATCCAACGACGGTGAGAGACAGAGACAGTCCCAACAGTAAATCGAAGAGAAGAGCTAGTAAGGCGAAGAAAGGGTACAAGGGTTTGTGTGAGGCAGAGATTCAGAGGAAAAAGAGAGTGGCTGGTTATAATGTGTATGGTGTTGAAGGGAAGGTGAAGGGGTCTATGAAAAAGAGCTTCAAATGGTTCAAGGAGACTTGTTCAAATGCTGTCTATGGTTTGTGGTGA
- the LOC106299842 gene encoding eukaryotic initiation factor 4A-3, translating into MAGMASEGTQYDPRQFDTKMNAILGEEGQETFYTTYDEVCDSFDTMELRSDLLRGIYAYGFEKPSAIQQRGIIPFCKGLDVIQQAQSGTGKTATFCSGVLQQLDYTLVQCQALVLAPTRELAQQIEKVMRALGDYLGVKVHACVGGTSVREDQRILQSGVHVVVGTPGRVFDMLRRQSLRADAIKMFVLDEADEMLSRGFKDQIYDIFQLLPSKVQVGVFSATMPPEALEITRKFMSKPVRILVKRDELTLEGIKQFYVNVDKEEWKLETLCDLYETLAITQSVIFVNTRRKVDWLTDKMRSRDHTVSATHGDMDQNTRDIIMREFRSGSSRVLITTDLLARGIDVQQVSLVINFDLPTQPENYLHRIGRSGRFGRKGVAINFMTTEDERMMSDIQKFYNVVVEELPNNVADLL; encoded by the exons ATGGCAGGAATGGCATCTGAAGGAACTCAATATGATCCTCGCCAGTTTGATACCAAGATGAACGCCAT ACTCGGTGAGGAAGGACAGGAAACTTTCTACACCACCTATGACGAAGTCTGCGATAGCTTTGATACCATGGAACTCAGGTCTGACCTTCTCCGGGGTATCTACGCCTATG GTTTTGAGAAGCCTTCTGCTATTCAGCAGAGAGGAATCATCCCATTCTGCAAGGGCCTCGACGTGATCCAGCAAGCCCAATCCGGAACCGGCAAAACCGCCACCTTCTGCTCCGGCGTCCTCCAGCAGCTCGACTACACTCTCGTCCAATGCCAAGCCCTCGTTCTAGCCCCCACCAGAGAACTCGCCCAGCAGATCGAGAAAGTCATGAGGGCACTCGGCGACTACCTCGGCGTCAAGGTCCACGCCTGCGTCGGCGGGACGAGCGTCCGCGAGGACCAGCGCATTCTCCAGTCTGGTGTCCACGTCGTCGTCGGCACACCTGGTCGCGTCTTCGACATGCTTCGCAGGCAGTCTCTCCGCGCGGACGCCATCAAGATGTTTGTTCTCGACGAAGCCGACGAGATGCTCTCTCGCGGCTTCAAGGATCAGATCTACGACATCTTCCAGCTTCTCCCTTCGAAAGTCCAGGTCGGCGTCTTCTCAGCCACCATGCCGCCTGAAGCGTTGGAGATCACGAGGAAGTTTATGAGCAAACCGGTGAGGATTCTCGTCAAGCGCGACGAGCTGACTCTCGAAGGTATCAAGCAGTTTTACGTCAACGTTGACAAAGAAGAGTGGAAGCTCGAGACGCTGTGTGATCTCTACGAGACGCTGGCTATTACGCAGAGTGTTATCTTTGTGAACACTAGGCGTAAGGTTGATTGGTTGACTGATAAAATGAGGAGCCGTGACCATACGGTGTCGGCGACGCATGGAGATATGGATCAGAACACGAGAGACATCATCATGAGAGAGTTCAGGTCGGGATCTTCGCGTGTGCTGATCACCACTGATCTTCTTGCGCGTGGTATCGATGTTCAGCAAGTGTCTCTGGTGATTAACTTTGACCTGCCGACGCAGCCGGAGAATTACCTTCACCGTATCGGGAGGAGTGGGAGGTTTGGGAGGAAGGGAGTGGCGATTAACTTTATGACGACGGAGGATGAGAGGATGATGTCTGATATTCAGAAGTTTTACAATGTGGTTGTTGAGGAGTTGCCTAACAATGTTGCTGATCTTCTCTGA
- the LOC106298352 gene encoding telomere repeat-binding factor 4-like isoform X1 yields MGNQKLKWTGDEEEALRAGIEKHGPGKWKNILRDPEFADQLSNRSNIDLKDKWRNLCVAPATQCSNDKSRTRKVKEEGVTLASLSPTAAAATPPPYANSSSSSPATSLPRSASSDFSVDNNFVVDNKNAPRYDAMIFEAISELADPNGSDVGSIFSFIEPRHEVPPTFRRVLSSRLRRLAAQGKLSKVSNSKPLLNFYKLPDGSETTTRTTPAPTPKPMETNVKPRQSYINQPPSVSQEMIDEAAITAACKVVEAENKINVAKAAVEELEKTTKLADETELMLELAKEMHKQCCRDEVVVLA; encoded by the exons ATGGGAAACCAGAAATTAAAATGGACGGGGGACGAGGAGGAGGCGTTGCGCGCCGGAATTGAAAAGCACGGCCCCGGGAAATGGAAGAACATTCTCCGTGATCCCGAGTTCGCCGATCAGCTCAGCAATCGCTCCAACATCGACCTCAAG GATAAGTGGCGTAACTTGTGTGTTGCTCCTGCTACTCAATGCTCAAATGATAAGTCGAGAACGAGGAAAGTCAAAGAAGAAGGCGTTACTCTTGCTTCTCTTTCACCTACTGCTGCTGCCGCTACTCCACCTCCTTATGCTAACTCTTCTTCCTCCTCGCCAGCTACTTCCCTTCCACGCAGTGCTTCTTCTGACTTTAGCGTTGATAATAACTTTGTTGTGGATAACAAGAACGCTCCCAG GTATGACGCGATGATATTTGAAGCTATCTCTGAGTTAGCGGATCCAAATGGATCTGACGTCGGTTCCATCTTCAGCTTCATTGAG CCAAGGCATGAAGTGCCGCCAACTTTTAGAAGAGTCCTTAGCTCAAGACTGAGGCGGCTCGCAGCTCAGGGAAAACTTTCAAAGGTTAGCAACTCAAAACCT TTACTGAACTTCTACAAGCTACCAGATGGATCAGAAACAACAACTAGAACAACACCTGCCCCAACCCCAAAACCAATGGAGACAAACGTAAAACCCCGGCAATCATACATCAATCAACCCCCTTCGGTTTCACAAGAGATGATCGACGAAGCTGCAATAACCGCCGCATGTAAAGTTGTAGAGGCAGAGAATAAAATAAACGTCGCCAAAGCAGCAGTGGAAGAGTTGGAGAAGACGACTAAGCTTGCAGATGAAACCGAACTTATGCTGGAGTTAGCTAAAGAGATGCATAAACAAT GTTGTCGTGACGAGGTTGTGGTCTTGGCTTGA
- the LOC106298352 gene encoding telomere repeat-binding factor 4-like isoform X2, whose translation MGNQKLKWTGDEEEALRAGIEKHGPGKWKNILRDPEFADQLSNRSNIDLKDKWRNLCVAPATQCSNDKSRTRKVKEEGVTLASLSPTAAAATPPPYANSSSSSPATSLPRSASSDFSVDNNFVVDNKNAPRYDAMIFEAISELADPNGSDVGSIFSFIEPRHEVPPTFRRVLSSRLRRLAAQGKLSKLLNFYKLPDGSETTTRTTPAPTPKPMETNVKPRQSYINQPPSVSQEMIDEAAITAACKVVEAENKINVAKAAVEELEKTTKLADETELMLELAKEMHKQCCRDEVVVLA comes from the exons ATGGGAAACCAGAAATTAAAATGGACGGGGGACGAGGAGGAGGCGTTGCGCGCCGGAATTGAAAAGCACGGCCCCGGGAAATGGAAGAACATTCTCCGTGATCCCGAGTTCGCCGATCAGCTCAGCAATCGCTCCAACATCGACCTCAAG GATAAGTGGCGTAACTTGTGTGTTGCTCCTGCTACTCAATGCTCAAATGATAAGTCGAGAACGAGGAAAGTCAAAGAAGAAGGCGTTACTCTTGCTTCTCTTTCACCTACTGCTGCTGCCGCTACTCCACCTCCTTATGCTAACTCTTCTTCCTCCTCGCCAGCTACTTCCCTTCCACGCAGTGCTTCTTCTGACTTTAGCGTTGATAATAACTTTGTTGTGGATAACAAGAACGCTCCCAG GTATGACGCGATGATATTTGAAGCTATCTCTGAGTTAGCGGATCCAAATGGATCTGACGTCGGTTCCATCTTCAGCTTCATTGAG CCAAGGCATGAAGTGCCGCCAACTTTTAGAAGAGTCCTTAGCTCAAGACTGAGGCGGCTCGCAGCTCAGGGAAAACTTTCAAAG TTACTGAACTTCTACAAGCTACCAGATGGATCAGAAACAACAACTAGAACAACACCTGCCCCAACCCCAAAACCAATGGAGACAAACGTAAAACCCCGGCAATCATACATCAATCAACCCCCTTCGGTTTCACAAGAGATGATCGACGAAGCTGCAATAACCGCCGCATGTAAAGTTGTAGAGGCAGAGAATAAAATAAACGTCGCCAAAGCAGCAGTGGAAGAGTTGGAGAAGACGACTAAGCTTGCAGATGAAACCGAACTTATGCTGGAGTTAGCTAAAGAGATGCATAAACAAT GTTGTCGTGACGAGGTTGTGGTCTTGGCTTGA
- the LOC106298471 gene encoding mitochondrial import inner membrane translocase subunit TIM23-2, producing the protein MAANNNRSDHDSDENTRLYNPYQNFEAPIKSQYLYKLPTSPEYLFTEESLKQRRSWGENLTFYTGTAYLGGSVAGAAVGIVTGVKNFESGDTTKLKINRILNSSGHTGRTWGNRVGIIGLMYAGIESGVVAAMDRDDVWTSVVAGLGTGAVFRAARGVRSAAVAGALGGIAAGAVVAGKQVVKRYVPI; encoded by the coding sequence ATGGCGGCGAACAACAACAGATCCGATCACGACTCCGACGAGAACACGCGTCTCTACAACCCTTACCAAAACTTCGAGGCTCCGATAAAGTCTCAGTACCTCTACAAGCTCCCCACCTCCCCCGAGTACCTCTTCACCGAGGAGTCCTTAAAGCAGCGCCGCTCCTGGGGCGAGAATCTCACCTTCTACACCGGCACCGCTTACCTCGGCGGCTCCGTCGCCGGCGCCGCGGTCGGGATCGTGACCGGAGTCAAGAACTTCGAATCTGGCGACACGACGAAGCTGAAGATCAACAGGATCTTGAACTCCTCTGGTCACACGGGGAGGACGTGGGGGAATAGGGTCGGGATCATTGGGCTGATGTACGCTGGGATCGAGAGCGGCGTTGTGGCTGCGATGGATAGGGATGATGTTTGGACGAGCGTGGTGGCTGGTCTTGGGACCGGGGCGGTTTTTAGGGCGGCGCGTGGGGTGAGATCCGCGGCTGTGGCGGGGGCTCTCGGTGGGATAGCGGCTGGTGCTGTGGTTGCAGGGAAGCAAGTTGTGAAGCGGTATGTGCCCATATGA
- the LOC106298123 gene encoding U-box domain-containing protein 35 — protein sequence MSARRVDNGIVTVIAIDKDKNSQHALKWAVENILVDSPNCVLLHVEPKGNTGAHIQRDNQDDSHQFFLLFRGFCSRKGIIPKEVLLREIDISSAIVSYITNNSISNIVVGASSHNAFFKKFKSPDVPTTLLKTSPETCAVFVVSKGKLLKSKSASQALKHHPVQQSLSTLLYNNEPTTSTYSSDSERESFVSTQHSKPMSDFSQTSSPPRISSTQTMSEFSQSDTDSGSYGMVSTVTSYTISQSSTTNGSSISSTSTESPHAVTFMEQQNQNLEAEVRRLRQELKQYNPSNNKESSQEHKLPRAKGVRRLDQAIEMPRALSEENQKRLSAIQAAEIAKKLAKMESQKRKLLEMQAKLEKQRMASNVSYRRYSIKDVEGATNGFSDSLKIGEGGYGPVYKAVLDYTSVAIKILKSGITQGLKQFQQEVEVLSSMRHPNMVILLGACPEYGCLVYEYMENGTLEDRLFCKDNTPPLSWRARFRIAAEVATGLLFLHHAKPEPLVHRDLKPANILLDRHFTSKISDVGLARLVPSSVADSYSNYHMTSAAGTFCYIDPEYQQTGLLGVKSDLYSFGVVLLQMITAMPAMGLGHKVEMAVENNKLSELFDPKVSEWPEEETLGLAKLALQCCELRKRDRPDLASVVLPALNRLREFAREDHERIKDRTSHVSQSNYSDPVPSSQISRKPTLGLPEIHGHLDQLKTRSHSVPRRSRRPPRSERSSQYKGNRWFFMSCAPSKSSVG from the exons ATGTCTGCAAGAAGAGTGGACAACGGTATCGTCACGGTGATAGCTATTGATAAAGACAAGAACAGCCAACACGCATTGAAATGGGCGGTTGAGAACATTCTTGTCGATTCTCCAAACTGTGTTCTTCTCCACGTTGAACCTAAAG GAAACACTGGAGCACATATACAACGTGACAATCAAGATGATTCTCATCAATTCTTTCTTCTTTTCAGAGGATTCTGCTCTAGAAAAGGA ATTATTCCCAAGGAGGTTCTTCTTAGAGAGATTGACATCTCTAGTGCTATTGTCAGCTACATCACCAACAACTCCATTTCAAATATAGTTGTTGGCGCATCTTCTCACAATGCCTTTTTCAA GAAGTTTAAGAGTCCAGATGTTCCCACCACTTTGCTTAAAACGTCTCCAGAGACTTGCGCAGTCTTTGTTGTGTCAAAAGGTAAACTGCTAAAAAGCAAATCCGCAAGTCAGGCTCTGAAGCATCATCCCGTACAACAAAGTCTCTCTACTTTGTTGTACAATAACGAGCCAACGACTTCCACCTATTCAAGTGATTCAGAGAG GGAATCATTTGTATCTACACAACACAGCAAACCCATGTCAGATTTCTCCCAAACCAGTTCACCTCCTCGCATCTCATCAACGCAAACTATGAGTGAGTTTTCACAGTCAGACACTGACAGTGGAAGTTATGGTATGGTATCAACTGTGACTTCTTACACTATATCTCAAAGTTCCACTACCAACGGAAGCTCCATCTCTTCAACATCCACG GAGAGTCCACATGCGGTAACTTTCATGGAACAACAG AATCAAAATCTTGAAGCAGAAGTGAGGAGATTGAGACAAGAACTGAAGCAGTATAATCCCTCAAACAACAAAGAAAGC TCTCAAGAACATAAACTACCTAGAGCCAAAGGTGTTAGAAGATTAGACCAAGCAATAGAGATGCCTAGAGCATTGTCTGAGGAGAATCAGAAAAGGCTTTCAGCAATCCAAGCAGCTGAAATAGCAAAAAAATTAGCAAAAATGGAGAGCCAAAAGAGAAAGTTACTTGAGATGCAAGCCAAGTTGGAGAAACAAAGAATGGCAAGCAACGTCTCTTACAGACGTTACAGTATCAAAGACGTTGAAGGTGCTACCAATGGCTTTTCAGATTCCTTAAAGATCGGTGAAGGAGGGTATGGACCTGTGTACAAGGCCGTCCTCGATTACACTTCTGTCGCCATTAAAATCTTGAAGTCTGGTATCACACAAGGCCTGAAACAGTTCCAACAAGAGGTTGAGGTTCTGAGTAGCATGAGGCATCCTAATATGGTGATCCTCCTCGGTGCATGTCCTGAGTACGGTTGTCTTGTTTACGAGTACATGGAGAATGGAACGCTTGAAGATCGTCTATTCTGCAAAGACAATACACCACCGCTTTCTTGGAGAGCAAGGTTCAGAATCGCTGCGGAAGTTGCCACAGGGCTTCTTTTCCTTCACCATGCGAAACCTGAGCCGTTGGTTCATCGTGATCTGAAGCCGGCAAACATTCTACTTGATAGACATTTCACTAGCAAGATTAGTGACGTTGGTTTAGCTCGTTTAGTACCTTCCTCTGTGGCTGATAGCTATAGTAACTATCACATGACTTCTGCAGCTG GCACATTCTGTTACATCGACCCTGAGTACCAGCAAACCGGATTGCTGGGAGTGAAATCTGATCTGTACTCTTTTGGTGTGGTGCTTTTGCAAATGATAACAGCCATGCCAGCAATGGGATTAGGCCATAAAGTAGAGATGGCGGTTGAAAACAACAAGCTCAGTGAACTTTTCGATCCAAAGGTATCAGAATGGCCTGAGGAAGAGACTCTGGGGTTGGCTAAATTGGCTTTACAGTGCTGCGAGCTGAGGAAAAGAGACAGACCTGATCTTGCTTCAGTAGTGTTACCGGCTCTGAACAGGCTAAGAGAGTTTGCAAGGGAGGATCATGAACGTATCAAGGACAGAACATCTCATGTATCACAATCTAACTATTCGGATCCGGTTCCTTCCTCTCAG ATTAGCAGGAAGCCAACTTTGGGATTACCTGAGATCCACGGCCATCTTGATCAGTTAAAGACGCGTAGTCATTCAGTACCAAGAAGAAGTAGACGACCTCCAAGATCAGAAAGAAGCAGCCAGTACAAAGGCAACCGTTGGTTTTTTATGAGTTGTGCACCTTCCAAAAGTTCAGTGGGGTGA